In Bacillus thuringiensis, the DNA window GTGATTGTATTAGGTATTAATGCACGAATGGTTGGCGTAAACATTTTTACATTAATGAAAATTTTAAAAGAAGAACTTATTCTTTCATTTACGACAGCAAGTTCAGAAGCTGTTTTACCTAATATAATGAGAAAGATGGAAGAGTTCGGTTGTCCAAAGGCAGTTGCCTCTTTCGTAATTCCGACAGGTTATACATTTAACTTGACTGGATCAGCTATTTATCAAGCGTTAGCGGCATTGTTCGTTGCACAAATGTACGGTGTTCACATGTCACTGACGGAGCAAATAACGCTATTATTCGTTCTCATGTTAACATCCAAAGGTATGGCGGGAGTTCCGGGGGCATCATTCGTTGTTGTATTAGCAACGTTAGGATCAATGGGATTACCGCTAGAAGGCATCGCATTGATTGCGGGAATTGACCGCATTTTAGATATGATTCGCTCAGCTGTCAATGTATTAGGAAATGCATTAGCGGCCATTGTTATGTCGAAGTGGGAAGGCGAATTCGATGACGAGAAAGCAAAACAATATGTAGAAACAGTCAAAGAAACAAAAGCAGCATAAGAAATCGTTAAGGAGTGAATAATCATGGCAACATTAACTGAAGTTAAAAATGGCGTTCGAATTGAAAAAGATTTTTTAGGTGAAAAAGAAGTACCAAACTATGCATACTACGGCGTACAAACAATGCGTGCGGTTGAAAACTTCCCAATTACAGGATACAAAATCCATGAAGGTTTAATTAGAGCGTTCGCAATTGTAAAAAAAGCTGCAGCGCTTGCTAATACAGATGTAGGAAGATTGGAGTTGGACAAGGGCGGCGCGATCGCAGAAGCTGCTCAAGAAATTCTTGATGGAAAGTGGCATGATCATTTCATCGTGGATCCAATCCAAGGCGGAGCAGGTACTTCAATGAACATGAATGCAAATGAAGTCATGGCCAATCGTGCTCTTGAATTATTAGGAATGGAAAAAGGAGACTATCATTATATTAGTCCAAATAGTCATGTAAACATGGCGCAATCAACAAACGATGCATTCCCAACGGCAATTCATATCGCAACATTAAACGCATTAGAAGGTTTATTACAAACGATGGGCTATATGCACGATGTATTTGAATTAAAAGCAGATCAGTTCGATCATGTTATTAAAATGGGTCGTACACATTTACAAGACGCTGTGCCAATTCGTCTTGGACAAGAATTTAAAGCGTACTCTCGCGTACTTGAACGTGATATGAAACGAATTCAGCAATCACGTCAACACTTATATGAAGTAAATATGGGAGCAACTGCAGTCGGTACAGGCTTAAATGCGGATCCAGAATATATTGAAGCAGTTGTAAAACATTTAGCTACAATTAGTGAACTACCACTTGTTGGTGCAGAAGATTTAGTAGATGCAACGCAAAATACGGATGCATACACTGAAGTATCTGCAGCACTTAAAGTGTGTATGATGAATATGTCTAAAATTGCAAATGACCTTCGCTTAATGGCATCAGGTCCACGTGTTGGCTTAGCGGAAATTATGCTACCTGCTCGTCAACCAGGTTCATCTATTATGCCAGGGAAAGTAAACCCTGTTATGCCAGAAGTAATTAATCAAATTGCGTTCCAAGTAATTGGTAACGACCATACAATTTGCCTTGCTTCAGAAGCAGGACAATTAGAATTAAACGTTATGGAACCAGTACTTGTTTTCAACTTACTTCAATCAATTAGCATTATGAATAATGGTTTCCGTGCCTTTACAGATAATTGCTTAAAAGGAATTGAAGCGAATGAAGATCGCTTAAAAGAGTATGTTGAGAAAAGTGTAGGAATTATTACAGCCGTGAACCCTCATATCGGTTATGAAGCAGCAGCTCGCGTTGCGAAAGAAGCAATCGCAACAGGGCAATCCGTTCGAGAACTTTGTGTGAAAAATGGTGTATTATCACAAGAAGATTTAGAGTTAATTCTAGATCCATTCGAAATGACACACCCAGGGATTGCAGGAGCAACTCTTTTAAAGAAAAATTAACAAAAGAGGGGGGACAAGCCCCTCTTTTTTGTTTACAATATAGAAATGCTATATATGAATAGAGGTAGGGATGTTATGAGTAAGTTTACAGTAGCTTCTAATGGTTCATTAGAAACGACATTAAGAGGAGTAGAAGTATTATCAACACCACTTTTAAATAAAGGGGTCGCTTTCACGCAAGAAGAGAGAGAAGAATTAGGTTTAAAAGGGTTATTACCGCCAGCAGTTTTAACATTAGAAGAACAAGCACGCCGAGCATACGAGCAATTTTGTTCTCAGCCGGATGATTTATTAAAGAATGTATACTTAACAGCATTGCATGATCGAAATGAAGTATTATTTTATCGTATATTAACAAATCATTTACGTGAAATGTTACCAATTGTATATACACCAACAGTCGGTGTAGCGATTCAAAGATATAGTCATGAATATCGTAAACCACGTGGTGTGTATTTATCAATTAACGATTCGTCAGGTATTGAAGAAGCATTTGCGAATATCGGTGCAACAGCAGAAAATATTGATTTAGTCGTTGTAACAGATGGAGAAGGCATACTTGGAATTGGTGACTGGGGCGTTGGTGGTATTAACATCGCCATCGGAAAATTAGCTGTTTATACGGCTGCGGTTGGAATCGATCCTAGTCGTGTATTACCGGTAATTCTAGACGTAGGTACAAATCGTGAAGAACTATTAAACAACCCATTTTATATTGGAAACCGTCACCCTCGTATAACTGGTGAAGCTTACGATGAGTTTATTGATACGTTTGTACAAGCGGTAAATAAGCAATTCCCGAAAGCACTATTACATTGGGAAGACTTTAGTTCTCGAAATGCACGAAAAATTTTAGATAAATATCGTCATGATATTTGTACATTTAATGATGATATTCAAGGTACAGGTGCAGTTTCACTTGCGGCTGTGTTATCGGCAGTGAA includes these proteins:
- the malS gene encoding oxaloacetate-decarboxylating malate dehydrogenase, which produces MSKFTVASNGSLETTLRGVEVLSTPLLNKGVAFTQEEREELGLKGLLPPAVLTLEEQARRAYEQFCSQPDDLLKNVYLTALHDRNEVLFYRILTNHLREMLPIVYTPTVGVAIQRYSHEYRKPRGVYLSINDSSGIEEAFANIGATAENIDLVVVTDGEGILGIGDWGVGGINIAIGKLAVYTAAVGIDPSRVLPVILDVGTNREELLNNPFYIGNRHPRITGEAYDEFIDTFVQAVNKQFPKALLHWEDFSSRNARKILDKYRHDICTFNDDIQGTGAVSLAAVLSAVKVSGVPLSEHRVVVFGAGTAGIGIADQVRDAMVRVGVSEEESYKRFWCIDRNGLVTDNMEDLLDFQIPYARRESEVSEWKQNDVIGLAEVVKHVKPTILIGTSTVAGAFKEEIIKEMASHVERPIILPMSNPTPLAEAKPADLIEWTEGRALVATGSPFEPVTYNGVTYVIGQSNNALIFPGLGLGTIVVRASVMTDGMFAAAAEAVASMVDTSQPGAPILPEVEELRNISEMVAIEVAKVAVAEGVARENLSDNDIKIAVKEAIWEPEYRQIKAVDKVRI
- the aspA gene encoding aspartate ammonia-lyase, with translation MATLTEVKNGVRIEKDFLGEKEVPNYAYYGVQTMRAVENFPITGYKIHEGLIRAFAIVKKAAALANTDVGRLELDKGGAIAEAAQEILDGKWHDHFIVDPIQGGAGTSMNMNANEVMANRALELLGMEKGDYHYISPNSHVNMAQSTNDAFPTAIHIATLNALEGLLQTMGYMHDVFELKADQFDHVIKMGRTHLQDAVPIRLGQEFKAYSRVLERDMKRIQQSRQHLYEVNMGATAVGTGLNADPEYIEAVVKHLATISELPLVGAEDLVDATQNTDAYTEVSAALKVCMMNMSKIANDLRLMASGPRVGLAEIMLPARQPGSSIMPGKVNPVMPEVINQIAFQVIGNDHTICLASEAGQLELNVMEPVLVFNLLQSISIMNNGFRAFTDNCLKGIEANEDRLKEYVEKSVGIITAVNPHIGYEAAARVAKEAIATGQSVRELCVKNGVLSQEDLELILDPFEMTHPGIAGATLLKKN